In Isosphaera pallida ATCC 43644, the sequence AGTTTGCCGCGGTGTTTCAACATCGCAAGACCTGCTCCGACTCGATTCTGATCGTCTACGGTCATCCCAATCATCGCTCCGAAGCCCGTCTGGGCCTCTCGGTGGGCAAACGTAAATACCGTCGCGCCCACGAGCGCGCTCGCTTCAAACGATTGGTCCGCGAGGCATTCCGCCTCGCCCGCGCCAGCGGCGAACTGCCCGAGGGAATTGACTACGTTGTGGTTCCCCGAGGCGGCCCCCTGCCCCGCTTCGATCAGGTTCGCGCCTCGCTGACCCATCTTTGCCGCGGCGTGGCCCGCCGTTTGAGTCTCTCGGTCTCGGGACCTCGACACGCCCTTTCCCAACCCGCGCCTCGACCGAGAACCCTATCCCCACCCCCGATCGAACTCGATCCTTGAGCGTTGGCATGTGCGCGTCGCCCGACACCCCGGATTCTCACGCCCGGCTTGGCCCAGTTTCCCGTCTGATCTCCGCCGGCTTAATCGGCATGACCCGGCTTTATCAGTTCACTTTGAGTCCTGTGTTCACGCTGCTGGTCGGTCCGGTTTGCCGCTTCGAGCCGACCTGCAGCCACTACATGATCCAGGCGATTCAGAAACATGGACCTTGGCGCGGCTTGCTCAAAGGGTTGCGTCGTCTAAGCCGTTGCCATCCCTGGGGAGGTCATGGTTACGACCCCCCGTAAACCGTCCTATTCCACGCTAAGCGACGCCAACTCGCCAACCTGATCATCTTCTGATGGAGATATCCAATCGTCTCCCTTGCTTTGCTTTGCTCAACGC encodes:
- the rnpA gene encoding ribonuclease P protein component, with the translated sequence MSDPPTPARPTSPTPPHRRRAVFRKTHRLRAAAEFAAVFQHRKTCSDSILIVYGHPNHRSEARLGLSVGKRKYRRAHERARFKRLVREAFRLARASGELPEGIDYVVVPRGGPLPRFDQVRASLTHLCRGVARRLSLSVSGPRHALSQPAPRPRTLSPPPIELDP
- the yidD gene encoding membrane protein insertion efficiency factor YidD is translated as MCASPDTPDSHARLGPVSRLISAGLIGMTRLYQFTLSPVFTLLVGPVCRFEPTCSHYMIQAIQKHGPWRGLLKGLRRLSRCHPWGGHGYDPP